Proteins found in one Helicobacter sp. NHP19-003 genomic segment:
- a CDS encoding YtfJ family protein, producing the protein MLLGLSLVVGMAQATNITLNQPLKEVVVEDKGELILHGNSMDYKKWDSKNLVGKVRILQHMAGRKSVKAENQPLMDKIVAAHFDAHKYQTTNIINIDDAIMGTGLFVKGETKKAKREHPDSQVVMDNDGVVQKAWDLKKQESLIVVLDKMGKVRFVHEGKLSDAQMQQVLDLAKKLQQE; encoded by the coding sequence GTGTTGTTAGGTCTATCGTTAGTTGTTGGCATGGCGCAAGCCACGAACATCACCCTCAACCAGCCCTTAAAGGAAGTGGTGGTGGAAGACAAGGGCGAGCTTATCTTGCATGGCAATTCTATGGATTACAAGAAGTGGGACAGCAAAAACTTAGTGGGCAAAGTGCGGATTTTGCAGCACATGGCAGGGCGCAAAAGCGTGAAGGCCGAAAACCAGCCCCTCATGGACAAAATCGTGGCTGCCCACTTTGATGCACACAAATACCAAACGACCAACATCATCAACATAGACGATGCCATCATGGGAACGGGGCTATTTGTGAAAGGGGAAACCAAAAAGGCGAAAAGAGAGCACCCCGACAGCCAGGTAGTGATGGACAATGATGGTGTGGTGCAAAAGGCGTGGGATTTAAAAAAGCAAGAAAGCTTGATCGTTGTGTTGGATAAGATGGGCAAGGTGCGCTTCGTGCACGAGGGCAAACTGAGCGATGCCCAAATGCAACAGGTACTAGACTTGGCTAAGAAGTTACAACAAGAATAG